A stretch of the Lolium perenne isolate Kyuss_39 chromosome 3, Kyuss_2.0, whole genome shotgun sequence genome encodes the following:
- the LOC127321555 gene encoding GDSL esterase/lipase At5g45920-like, with amino-acid sequence MRPRLVLFGASLTEQSFASGGWGAALADHFARQADVVLRGLSGYNTRWALKVLDRAMEGAAAGGADPAAVTVLFGSNDASLPDRAEPHLHVPLAEYHDNLRAICAHFKNKWPSAAIILITPPPI; translated from the exons ATGCGGCCGCGGCTGGTGCTCTTCGGTGCCTCCCTCACCGAGCAGTCGTTTGCCTCTGGTGGCTGGGGCGCCGCCCTCGCCGACCACTTCGCCCGCCAG GCGGACGTGGTGCTGCGCGGGCTCAGCGGGTACAACACGCGGTGGGCGCTGAAGGTGCTGGATAGAGCCATGGAGGGGGCGGCCGCCGGGGGCGCGGACCCCGCGGCCGTCACGGTGCTCTTCGGCTCCAACGACGCTAGCCTGCCGGACCGGGCGGAGCCGCACCTGCACGTGCCGCTAGCGGAGTACCACGACAACCTCCGCGCGATCTGCGCCCACTTCAAG AATAAGTGGCCCTCTGCTGCTATCATCCTCATCACCCCTCCACCGATCTAG